TGGAACTACAAACTGATCTATAGCACCAAAATCAAATTCATCTCCTTCGACAAATGTCTCTGAAGTTTCCTGGTCATTTCCAGAAACTCCAGCATTCGCGAAAGGACCGGTTTCCGTGTTTACTTGATCACTCGAAGATGTAAATTCAAGAAAGTTTTCTATTGGCTGGCAAGAATCAATTAACTTATCCCAGTTCTGTTGTGATTGACTGTTTTCACCGATCACTGTCTTCTCATTGTTACCAAATAACGGGCTCGGAGACAATAGAAGCTGGTTATTGAACAGCTGGTACTGAAAAGATAAAGGCTTTCGTTTTGCCTGCACAAGTACACCATAAATTATACGAAATTCTTCGAATATAAAATTAACAAGTAATCACACGTGCACGCACACTGAAAAAGAAATGATATGCATGCAGGAATAAACAAACTGGAAGAACATAGGATAAATGAAGTTCAGGATTAAAGCATAACCATTGGTTGAAGTGAAATGAAATTGTTCGTTGTAACATTCCAGTGCTCGATATAGCAGAAAACATTCTAAATATTGAGAGATAAGCTCTCGAATGACTGATAGAACATTCTAAatatgagagagagagagagagagagagagataacCAGGCAAAAATAGCGTGGTCTGGAATAAGGAACACCGAATTGAAGTGGGCTCAAAATAAACTCCTGCGTAACAAGACCGGAATTTGCCAATACTTCTACCATTTTTGCATGAGTATCTGAAGTCTGCAACGTTTCCGCACACCAAGGCAAAGAGATTAGAAAGATGAGAAGTAAAAACACCTCATGATACAAATACGGGTCATGTTAACATCCTCGAGAAACATACCTCGAATCCGACAACATTTTCTACAAGTAACATATCCGGAGGTTTTGACATACGTGGCATAAGTTCGAGAATATTAAGAAACGAAAACGCTCGAGCATCGGCAGAGTGTTTCTGGAGACCTaacaaaacaaaacacaaaaacATGTTTCCCCATATTCAAAGAGCTACCCATCAACTACTCGAATAATCCGTTTAAAGTGTAATATGCAACATTAGTAAGCTTCACCTTGTCTAGTATATGGTTGACAAGGAGGTGAAAGAAGCCACACATTTGCTTGATAACTATCGAGATCAACTTCAGTTAGGCTCTGAATATTTCCCTGTCTTGACCAATATTgttcaacaaaacataaacaTATAAATAATAAGAACTCCCATTGCTTGAGTTGCCTATGAACAATGCATAGAAACCGAAAACGGAAAAAATTGCAGCAAACTCCCATTGTTTCAGTAGCCTAAGCAGGGGCAGGGGCCTTTCCCCACCCTCCAATGGTAAAATTGTAGTTTAGTCCTCCAAAAATTGAAAAGTTGTAATGATAAAATAGCATTTTGACcccaaaaaattataatttaatcatgTCCTCAATATAAAATTTCTGATTTTGCCTTGAGCCTAACACCAATGCATAGAAACTGAGTGAAAATTTACAGTGAACTATAACCAGAAATCACTAAAAAGGTTAAAAGAAACTAAATTAACAAACTGGGTTGACTCTAAGAATAAAAAATCATAATTCTAAAACATGCGCATGTAAATAAAAAGAACTTCCATTGTTGCAGTAACCTAAGAAGGGCAAGGGGCCTTCACTCCTCAATAGTAAAATTGTAGTTTAGtccttcaaaaattaaaaatctttGTAAGCTAATACATTGGTGAAATTGCATTTTGATccaaaaaatttacaatttgatTCTGTCCCCACTATAAAATTTTTGACTTACCTCTAAGTCTAAAAGATTACAGTGAACCATAACCAGAAATCACTAAAAAGGTAAAAAGAAACTAAATCAATATATTGGCTTGATTCTAAAAGTAAAAAATCATAATTCGAAAACATAAACATGTAAATAATAAGAACTTCCATTGTTTCAATAGCCTAAGCAGGGGAAGGGGCCTTCAACCCATCCTCCAAGGGTAAAATTGTAGTTTAGTCctccaaaaattaaaaatttgtaaCGGTAAAATTGCATTTTGACCCCCAAAATTTATAATGTAATCCTACCCCCACCAATGCATAGAAACTGAAAACAAAAAATTACGGTGAACCATAACCAGAAAtcactaaaaagaaaaaaaagaaactaaATTAATAAACTGGGTTGactctaaaatatatatatatataattccaaaacat
Above is a genomic segment from Gossypium arboreum isolate Shixiya-1 chromosome 8, ASM2569848v2, whole genome shotgun sequence containing:
- the LOC108468090 gene encoding tRNA (cytosine(38)-C(5))-methyltransferase 2, with amino-acid sequence MRKGKEMAKTICQSTKDPWRVLEFYSGIGGMRYSLMKAAVNYHVIEAFEINDKANDVYQHNFGHRPYQGNIQSLTEVDLDSYQANVWLLSPPCQPYTRQGLQKHSADARAFSFLNILELMPRMSKPPDMLLVENVVGFETSDTHAKMVEVLANSGLVTQEFILSPLQFGVPYSRPRYFCLAKRKPLSFQYQLFNNQLLLSPSPLFGNNEKTVIGENSQSQQNWDKLIDSCQPIENFLEFTSSSDQVNTETGPFANAGVSGNDQETSETFVEGDEFDFGAIDQFVVPLSLIERWGSAMDIVYPDSKRCCCFTKSYYRYVKGTGSLLATIQPKNKGKTSSLKEQCLRYFTPREVANLHSFPKDFQFPKHISLRQRYAMLGNSLSVAVVAPLLQYMFAEPS